A portion of the Papilio machaon chromosome Z, ilPapMach1.1, whole genome shotgun sequence genome contains these proteins:
- the LOC106717335 gene encoding ras-related and estrogen-regulated growth inhibitor: MTSRGIRRKKSSLSEVKVAVIGAPSVGKSALTVRFLTKRYIGEYDHQQDSKYKHEALLDGEPILFEILDTCPKSLDELPGNEIAQWADGLFLVYSITDRESFNYVRRAKQSLHPDVPLTLVGNKADMVHLRQVSPEEGEILAKDFECSFAEVAAAEQVNQVGEVFHELCRDVLSLRKRAKHSLLDRMLGSKSAYRVYSRGKSDSALPKD; this comes from the exons ATGACATCTCGAGGCATAAGACGGAAGAAATCCTCACTCTCCGAAGTGAAAGTGGCTGTGATCGGTGCACCGTCCGTCGGCAAAAGCG CGCTGACGGTTCGATTTCTCACTAAGAGGTACATCGGAGAGTACGATCATCAACAAG ATAGCAAGTATAAACACGAAGCTCTGCTAGATGGCGAACCTAtactttttgaaatattgGACACGTGTCCAAAG AGTTTGGACGAGCTACCTGGCAACGAAATAGCGCAATGGGCTGACGGTCTCTTCCTGGTTTACTCAATCACGGACCGCGAATCATTTAACTACGTGCGTCGAGCCAAGCAGAGTCTGCACCCAGATGTGCCGCTCACACTTGTAGGCAATAAGGCTGATATGGTACATTTAAGACAG GTGAGTCCAGAAGAAGGTGAAATATTAGCGAAAGATTTTGAATGCAGCTTCGCAGAAGTAGCTGCAGCAGAACAAGTGAATCAAGTCGGGGAGGTGTTTCATGAACTTTGCCGTGATGTGTTATCACTCAGGAAACGGGCGAAGCACAGTTTGCTCGACAGAATGCTCGGCTCGAAGAGCGCATATCGAGTCTATTCCAGAGGGAAAAGTGACAGCGCTTTGCCCAAAGACTAA
- the LOC106717148 gene encoding protein GPR107, whose protein sequence is MMFFVKIVCLTILLTAIIVTGRIHKLPLLDDERHYVDLTTFGFFQGGVLDVRMLNFKLPSGPILGEYGFTLDRTANDAINPYLEAHSDTCFLKESVNSVVSPKHPSIVFLKMDFVNSRLNISCKGEITALHLYQNRTAIPTDRAKRQSQYLFINRKRSVPRDAEQSDKNYVTQCSNAVLPITKESHGGYDYYNTSFAMYVASDNEEGLYNLYFHNCPGKEDPPAINVMLEIYESNDGNFLSAGEMPLPALYSMMSIIFFLSAGFWTFILKTSRHTVYRIHIIMCVLVYLKALSLAFHAINYHFIQTRGEHVTTWAILYYITHLLKGAVLFVTIVLVGTGWNFIKHILADRDKKLFMIVIPLQVVANVAEIIIAESEEGAAEHNTWRYLFIFVDLLCCGAILFPVVWSIRHLQDASTTDGKAAINLRKLKLFRHFYVMVVCYIYFTRIVVSLLKILVPFQYSWIDEMFHEIATFVFFVMTGYKFRPAAANPYFTPNYDDVEPEVLTEIGILDGVTRVPNREKKREDMQPLMQETNYNSD, encoded by the exons ATGatgttttttgtgaaaatagtttgtttaacaattttattaactgcaATAATTGTAACGGGAAGAATACACAAATTGCCTCTTTTG GATGATGAACGCCATTATGTGGATTTGACTACATTTGGATTTTTTCAAGGCGGAGTTCTCGATGTACGCAtgcttaattttaagttaccTTCAGGACCTATTTTAGGGGAg TATGGATTCACTTTGGATAGAACTGCAAATGATGCTATAAACCCTTATTTAGAAGCACACTCTGATACTTGTTTTCTCAAAGAGAGTGTCAATAGCGTTGTATCACcaaaacatccatctattgTCTTCCTAAAAATGGATTTTGTTAATTCTAG gttaaatATCTCTTGCAAGGGTGAAATAACCGCATTACATCTATATCAAAACCGGACTGCAATACCTACAGATCGTGCCAAGAGACAAtctcaatatttgtttattaatcgAAAAAGGAGTGTTCCAAGAg ATGCTGAACAAAGTGATAAGAACTATGTAACACAGTGTTCAAATGCTGTACTGCCAATAACAAAAGAATCTCACGGAGGATATGATTATTACAATACTAGT tttgcAATGTATGTGGCGTCTGATAATGAAGAAGGACTGTACaacttatattttcataattgcCCAGGAAAAGAAGATCCTCCTGCTATAAATGTTATG ttggAGATATATGAGAGCAATGATGGAAACTTCCTATCAGCAGGCGAAATGCCTTTACCAGCTTTATACAGTATGAtgtcaattattttcttcttgAGTGCTGGCTTTTGGACGTTTATCTTGAAGACAAGCAGACACACTGTGTATAGAATTCACATTATAATGTGTGTTCTTGTATATCTTAAGGCACTCTCATTAGCTTTTCATGCCATAAACTATCATTTCATACAGACAAGAGGTGAACATGTAACAACATGGGCGATACTGTATTATATTACACATTT attaaaagGTGCCGTgttatttgtgacaattgtCCTTGTAGGCACCGGTTGGAATTTTATTAAGCACATACTGGCTGATAGAGACAAAAAGTTATTCATGATTGTAATACCATTGCAG GTGGTTGCGAATGTGGCTGAGATAATAATAGCGGAGAGTGAGGAGGGAGCGGCAGAGCACAATACATGGCGATATCTTTTCATCTTTGTTGATCTGCTTTGCTGTGGCGCCATATTGTTTCCTGTTGTATG GTCAATACGTCATTTGCAAGACGCTTCCACCACAGATGGTAAAGCGGCTATCAATCTTCGTAAACTGAAATTGTTCCgccatttctatgtaatggTCGTCTGCTACATATACTTCACGAGGATAGTTGTTTCACTccttaaa ATCTTAGTGCCATTTCAATACTCTTGGATTGATGAGATGTTCCATGAAATTGCGACATTTGTGTTCTTTGTGATGACTGGCTACAAATTCAGACCTGCCGCTGCTAACCCATACTTTACACCTAATTATGATGATGTCGAACCAGAAGT GTTAACAGAAATTGGTATTTTGGATGGTGTAACACGTGTACCGAATAGAGAGAAGAAGCGTGAAGATATGCAGCCTCTGATGCAGGAGACCAATTATAACTCggattaa